One stretch of Chloroflexota bacterium DNA includes these proteins:
- the add gene encoding adenosine deaminase, translating to MESAPTALVETLRRLPKAELHQHLDGALRPQTAVELAAEVGISLSLDEARQRLVAPVRCRDQAELLSYFDLPVSLLQSTAALRRAAAELVEDMAADGATYGEIRWAPRLHLDGGLGVSDVIEAVSNGVADAREGGGSSPLIGLIVTAMRSHPPGANVELALRAAAFGPPVVGFDLAGPEAEYPAPPHAAAFRAAGAAGLGLTAHAGETPGSAHIWDVLEFGISRIAHGAPAIDDPDLVESLRERGITLDLCPTSNVQAAIVPDLASHPVARLHRAGVSVTLSTDDRTVSNTTLSNELADVALATGLTPDELAEIAINGFRRGFSAPLELATHRAEAARAWHAWAGTTATLSG from the coding sequence GTGGAGAGCGCTCCCACAGCACTGGTCGAGACCCTGCGCCGGCTGCCCAAGGCCGAGCTCCACCAGCACCTGGATGGCGCGCTGCGCCCGCAGACTGCCGTCGAGCTGGCTGCGGAGGTGGGCATCAGCCTCAGCCTGGACGAGGCCCGTCAGCGCCTCGTCGCGCCGGTCCGCTGCCGCGACCAGGCCGAACTGCTGTCCTATTTCGATCTCCCCGTCTCCCTCCTCCAGTCCACCGCCGCCCTGCGCCGAGCGGCTGCCGAGCTGGTCGAGGACATGGCGGCGGATGGCGCGACATACGGCGAGATCCGTTGGGCGCCTCGCCTCCACCTGGACGGCGGCCTGGGTGTGAGCGATGTCATCGAAGCGGTGTCCAACGGGGTGGCGGATGCCCGGGAGGGCGGGGGTTCGTCGCCGCTGATCGGGCTCATCGTCACCGCCATGCGCTCACACCCGCCGGGTGCCAATGTCGAGCTCGCCCTCCGGGCGGCCGCGTTCGGCCCACCGGTGGTGGGATTCGACCTGGCCGGCCCCGAGGCCGAGTATCCTGCCCCACCCCATGCGGCGGCCTTCCGCGCGGCGGGCGCCGCCGGCCTGGGCCTCACAGCCCATGCGGGTGAAACCCCCGGTTCGGCACACATCTGGGACGTGCTCGAGTTCGGGATCAGCCGTATCGCACACGGCGCGCCGGCGATCGACGATCCGGACCTCGTCGAGTCGCTCCGCGAGCGCGGGATCACGCTCGACTTGTGCCCCACCAGCAACGTCCAGGCCGCGATCGTGCCCGACCTGGCCTCGCACCCGGTTGCGCGGCTGCATCGGGCCGGGGTCAGCGTGACCCTGTCCACCGATGATCGGACGGTGAGCAACACCACCCTCAGCAACGAGCTTGCGGATGTGGCGCTGGCGACCGGGTTGACGCCCGATGAGCTGGCGGAGATCGCCATCAACGGGTTTCGGCGCGGCTTCAGCGCTCCCCTGGAACTGGCGACGCACCGGGCGGAGGCGGCCCGCGCCTGGCACGCGTGGGCCGGCACCACGGCGACGCTCAGCGGTTGA
- a CDS encoding aminopeptidase yields the protein MWRQTPPSYRSVSSTYESGDGMRLRAEATDPGSVEATVLAVPVYKEDDPFADDLANLDAAAGGVIRRAIDWGRFNIVEDYFALIDGGDLPVEHILLVNGVRRGRGPWRARRTAGVATRALQGKGATRMALWLRDGEDADGFTAAAVGAVAGTYRPMNLYGRVRDTEAMKRNVEEVVILGADQAVLDRAATLADGVAWCRDLSNRAANDLYPEKMAEEARALEADGCTVEVLHVPEMRQLGMNALLGVGQGGEHPPCLIAIKLPGWDRGGDRRLALVGKGVCFDSGGLSIKGADRMDEMKHDKSGAAAVIAAARTLARLAPDAPVMAVAPMVENMPGGRAQRPGDVVKAMNGKTIEVTNTDAEGRLILADALAWAETQGASHLVDVATLTGVAAMAFGELISAYFAKPRSWGDQVRAAADATGEWVWEMPLATEYRTQLETPYADMVNSGSRDGSLIKSALFISEFTTRPWVHLDVAGTAWMSTDKATFPKGAVGVAVTTLVRLGLDFAAGEKVE from the coding sequence GTGTGGCGGCAGACGCCGCCCTCGTATCGGTCTGTTTCGAGCACCTACGAGTCAGGAGATGGGATGAGGCTGCGCGCGGAAGCCACGGACCCGGGATCGGTCGAGGCCACCGTTCTCGCCGTCCCCGTGTACAAGGAAGACGACCCGTTCGCGGACGACCTGGCCAACCTGGATGCCGCTGCCGGAGGCGTCATCCGCCGCGCGATCGACTGGGGCCGGTTCAACATCGTCGAGGACTACTTCGCGTTGATCGACGGTGGCGACCTGCCGGTCGAGCACATCCTGCTGGTCAACGGGGTCCGTCGCGGACGGGGCCCATGGCGAGCCCGTCGCACGGCCGGCGTGGCGACCCGCGCCCTGCAGGGCAAGGGAGCCACGCGGATGGCGCTCTGGTTGCGGGACGGCGAGGACGCGGATGGATTCACGGCGGCCGCGGTGGGAGCGGTCGCCGGCACCTATCGGCCGATGAACCTGTACGGGCGCGTCCGTGACACCGAAGCCATGAAACGCAACGTGGAGGAGGTCGTGATCCTGGGTGCGGACCAGGCCGTGCTCGACCGGGCCGCGACCCTTGCCGACGGCGTCGCGTGGTGCCGCGACTTGTCGAACCGCGCTGCCAATGACCTGTATCCGGAGAAGATGGCCGAGGAGGCCCGGGCCCTGGAGGCCGATGGCTGCACGGTCGAGGTCCTCCACGTCCCCGAGATGCGGCAGCTCGGCATGAACGCACTGCTGGGCGTGGGCCAGGGTGGGGAGCACCCGCCGTGCCTGATTGCGATCAAGCTCCCAGGCTGGGATCGCGGCGGCGACCGCCGGTTGGCGCTGGTGGGCAAAGGGGTGTGCTTCGACTCGGGCGGCCTGAGCATCAAGGGCGCCGACCGGATGGACGAGATGAAGCACGACAAGTCCGGCGCGGCCGCGGTCATTGCCGCCGCCCGCACCCTGGCCCGCCTGGCCCCCGACGCGCCGGTCATGGCCGTCGCGCCCATGGTCGAGAACATGCCGGGGGGCCGGGCGCAGCGACCGGGCGACGTCGTGAAGGCCATGAACGGCAAGACCATCGAGGTCACCAACACCGATGCCGAAGGCCGCCTGATCCTGGCCGATGCCCTGGCCTGGGCCGAGACCCAGGGCGCCAGCCACCTGGTCGACGTCGCGACCTTGACCGGGGTCGCGGCCATGGCGTTCGGCGAGCTCATCAGCGCCTACTTCGCCAAGCCACGCTCGTGGGGCGACCAGGTGCGCGCCGCGGCCGACGCGACCGGGGAGTGGGTATGGGAGATGCCGCTGGCCACCGAGTACCGGACCCAGCTCGAAACGCCGTACGCGGATATGGTCAACAGCGGTTCACGAGATGGATCGCTGATCAAGAGCGCGCTTTTCATCTCCGAGTTCACGACCCGCCCATGGGTCCACCTGGACGTGGCGGGGACGGCCTGGATGAGCACGGACAAGGCCACGTTCCCCAAGGGCGCCGTGGGCGTCGCGGTGACGACCCTCGTCCGGCTGGGGCTCGACTTCGCGGCCGGGGAGAAGGTCGAGTAG